Within SAR202 cluster bacterium, the genomic segment GCCTCGTAGCGATAGCCATCGAGGAAGCCTGGGCAGTCCACCACTTCGATGACGTGTTCGTTATACCACTGGTTAAATTCTTTTACCGACTCGGGCTTTACCTGGACAAGGACTGTGAAGAGCAGGGGCTTGTTCTGAGACATGGGGCACCTCCTGGATTCGTGGGTACTCTAGGACACGACGAAGGAACGGTCAAGGGAGGGAGGATGAAGGGCGCGGAGACCGCGCCCCTACAAGTGTGACGAAGCCGCTGGCCAAGAACTGGCTACTTAGCAATGGGCGGGGTGAGGCTCACGTCTAGGACGCGCTCGCACCATCGGGCGGCGCCGAGGAGTCGGCTTTCGGTAAACGATGCCGAGGCGAACTGGACGCCCAGCGGCAGGCCGGTGGAGGGGCTGAGGCCGGAGGGTATGGTAATGGTGGGGAGGCCGCAGGAGGTCCAGGGGCTCTGGAAAACGGGGTCGCCGGTGGTGGAGAGGTCGCGAGGGGCCGCTGCGGGGGTGGATGGCGTCAGCAGCACGTCCCACTGCCGCGCCAGGGCCTCCATCTCGCGCCGATAGACGCGGCGCAGTCGCTGGGCCTGGAGGTACTGGACGCCGGGGGTGAGGAAGCCCACCTCCATACGCCGTCGAATCTGATGGCTGTACAGGTCGGCTTTGGTGCGGTACTGCTCCTCGTGGTAGGCGGCGTTTTCCACGCAGCCTATGACCCACTGAAAGTGGGGGGATAGGGCGTAACTGGGCGGCGCGGAAACTTCTTCCACTACTGCGCCGGCCTTGGCTAGCTTCTGGGCGGCCTGCCGGGTGTGCTTCTGCACCTCAGCGTTGGCTTGGACCAGGAAGTCGCGGATAAGGCCAATGCGCGGGGGCTTGTCGTATCGTTGCATCTGG encodes:
- a CDS encoding amidase, with the translated sequence DRDAVLSSAQNFEKELDKKGPRGPLHGIPIGIKDIYYTAGMKTTACSKVYADFVPEYDATAVTRLKAAGAIVLGKTVTTEFAAGDPSPTLNPWDFAHTPGGSSSGSAVSVAARMCPAAMGSQTGGSILRPASYNGVVGLKPTFGRISVYGVIPVAWSFDTIGPMVNCVDDAAIMLQALAGYDDNDAGSADEPVPDYLHQMQRYDKPPRIGLIRDFLVQANAEVQKHTRQAAQKLAKAGAVVEEVSAPPSYALSPHFQWVIGCVENAAYHEEQYRTKADLYSHQIRRRMEVGFLTPGVQYLQAQRLRRVYRREMEALARQWDVLLTPSTPAAAPRDLSTTGDPVFQSPWTSCGLPTITIPSGLSPSTGLPLGVQFASASFTESRLLGAARWCERVLDVSLTPPIAK